The genome window CTTTTACAAAATGAAAAAATCGATCAAATTACCTCTAGTCCATATCGGCGAGCGAAGCAAACCGTTGAAGTGCTAGCCGGTTCGCTAGGAATTGAAATAGAAGTTTACGAGAATTTAAAGGAAAGAAGGCTGGCTCTGCAATCCGTCGACAATTTTGAATCCTCCATTGAAGCTGTTTGGCGTGACGAGCAATTTGCTTGGCCAGGTGGCGAATCCAATGCACAAGCTCAAAAAAGAGGTATCGCTGCAACAGAAATGCTTCTACAAAAATATAGAGGACAATCCATTGTCGTCGGGACACATGGCAATTTGATGGTGTTAATCATGAATCATTATGATCAGCAATACGATTATAATTTTTGGAAGAAGCTGGCGATGCCAGATATTTACCAGTTAACTTTTGAGGATCACCAGCTCACAGACTGCAGAAGAATTTGGGTCAAATAGCTCCTACTAATTTTGTGTAGAAACTATCACTTTTGGCCAGGTTTTCGACCAATTCTTCTTCAACACTCGTAGTTGATAAATGGCCATTCGTGCGTCTGTTTTTTGAAAATAAGGCGTGGGTGCAATCGTCATCGAGAACAAATCGTCCACCCCTAAAGGAGCCGCTAACTTCACGCGATCATGTTCATCTAACTTCACACCAAGTGCGGTAGCGGTTTC of Bacillus sp. 2205SS5-2 contains these proteins:
- a CDS encoding histidine phosphatase family protein, with the translated sequence MKTTLYLVRHAHSVYTSDEYERPLSRQGFEDAIKVADLLQNEKIDQITSSPYRRAKQTVEVLAGSLGIEIEVYENLKERRLALQSVDNFESSIEAVWRDEQFAWPGGESNAQAQKRGIAATEMLLQKYRGQSIVVGTHGNLMVLIMNHYDQQYDYNFWKKLAMPDIYQLTFEDHQLTDCRRIWVK